In Holophagales bacterium, one DNA window encodes the following:
- a CDS encoding STAS domain-containing protein: MFQTTAIGNVTTLVAPSELDARNAPAARDYLKKLVEAGASRLVIDLSAVSFIDSSALGALLTALKAARSAGGDVKLSGMTPAVQTIFELTRLFRVFDVFPSAEQAAASF, translated from the coding sequence ATGTTCCAGACCACCGCCATCGGCAACGTCACCACGCTGGTCGCGCCGAGCGAGCTCGACGCGCGCAATGCGCCTGCGGCGCGGGACTACCTGAAGAAGCTCGTCGAGGCCGGAGCGAGCCGCCTGGTCATCGACCTCTCGGCGGTCTCGTTCATCGATTCCTCGGCGCTCGGCGCGCTGCTCACCGCGCTCAAGGCGGCGCGCTCTGCCGGCGGAGACGTCAAGCTCTCGGGCATGACGCCGGCAGTGCAGACGATCTTCGAGCTCACCCGGCTCTTCCGGGTGTTCGATGTCTTCCCGAGTGCGGAGCAGGCCGCCGCCAGCTTCTGA
- a CDS encoding O-antigen ligase family protein, protein MSKEIVASALLAAAAVGLAGLAVVWAPLRRYLLCGFFLGVGKILDVNWVSREDYRGWVRGFEIGSLDVMVVALLAAVLGGPGRRPVRFLPALMLPILAWVTMAFVSAFTAEVPLYAGFGLLKFVRYTLAFWAVANAVRDETDLRWLLWTFVACAGLQSFDAVQDYLKGVYRVRGSFDHSNTLGMYLNMFLPIIFSALMNLRTRWRGLLLAVFGLGAGTVVLTLSRGSWVALGLALAVVLPLSFVLRLRPEKLALVAFMVAIAIPPGAIAVQKMIRRIQEAPASSGEARVEFNKVARQMASDRAFGIGINNYSYGTDGPYSEPFGDGLDRGGLCHNLYFLTTGELGWGGLAALISVFAAAFVHGARFLWRQLDEGLGSIVMLGWVGSLVTVAFQSTLEWAPVQTGLGMTFFGLLAVGSATARLPSGASVARWTISWRAVPPPAGLTARPARGGAR, encoded by the coding sequence GTGAGCAAGGAGATCGTCGCGAGCGCGCTGCTCGCCGCGGCGGCGGTCGGTTTGGCCGGCCTGGCCGTGGTCTGGGCGCCGTTGCGCCGCTACCTGCTCTGCGGCTTCTTCCTCGGCGTCGGCAAGATCCTCGACGTCAACTGGGTGTCGCGTGAGGACTACCGCGGCTGGGTGCGCGGCTTCGAGATCGGCAGCCTCGACGTCATGGTGGTGGCGCTGCTTGCGGCGGTGCTGGGCGGGCCCGGGCGCCGTCCGGTGCGTTTCCTCCCGGCCCTGATGCTGCCGATCCTCGCCTGGGTGACGATGGCCTTCGTCTCGGCCTTCACCGCCGAGGTGCCGCTCTACGCCGGGTTCGGGCTGCTCAAGTTCGTGCGCTACACGCTGGCGTTCTGGGCCGTGGCGAATGCGGTCCGCGACGAGACCGACCTGCGCTGGCTCCTCTGGACCTTCGTCGCCTGCGCCGGGCTGCAGAGCTTCGACGCGGTCCAGGACTACCTCAAGGGGGTCTACCGCGTGCGCGGGTCGTTCGACCACTCGAACACGCTCGGGATGTACCTGAACATGTTCCTGCCGATCATCTTCTCGGCGCTCATGAACCTGCGGACAAGGTGGAGGGGGCTGCTCCTGGCGGTCTTCGGCCTCGGTGCCGGCACCGTCGTGCTGACCCTCTCTCGCGGATCGTGGGTCGCTCTCGGACTGGCGCTGGCGGTCGTCCTGCCGCTCTCCTTCGTGCTGCGTCTGCGGCCCGAGAAACTCGCCCTGGTGGCGTTCATGGTGGCGATCGCGATTCCTCCAGGGGCGATCGCGGTGCAGAAGATGATCCGGCGCATCCAGGAGGCGCCGGCCTCCTCGGGCGAGGCGCGCGTGGAGTTCAACAAGGTGGCCCGTCAGATGGCCTCGGACCGCGCCTTCGGGATCGGCATCAACAACTACTCCTACGGCACCGACGGCCCCTACTCCGAGCCGTTCGGCGACGGGCTCGACCGCGGCGGCCTCTGCCACAACCTCTACTTCCTGACCACCGGTGAGCTCGGCTGGGGTGGGCTGGCGGCGCTGATCTCGGTCTTCGCCGCGGCATTCGTGCACGGTGCACGCTTCCTCTGGCGGCAACTCGACGAGGGCCTCGGGTCGATCGTCATGCTCGGCTGGGTCGGTTCGCTGGTGACGGTGGCCTTCCAGTCGACACTCGAGTGGGCGCCGGTGCAGACCGGACTGGGGATGACGTTCTTCGGTCTGCTCGCCGTGGGCTCGGCGACGGCACGGCTCCCGTCGGGGGCGAGCGTCGCCCGGTGGACGATCTCGTGGCGGGCCGTCCCGCCGCCGGCTGGGCTGACGGCACGACCGGCCCGAGGAGGGGCACGATGA
- a CDS encoding glycosyltransferase, with the protein MSTDVLVILRCLNDAWVVGETLEAIFGQREVRPRVVAIDSGSTDGSLDILRRFPLELMQIAPGTYIPGRVLNLGMRQGAEPIAAFVNSDCTPQHDRWLDRLVAPFASDNRIAAVYGRQIPRPGAHPLVRLDYERAFGDGSEAARWRHFFSMASSAVRRSVWAAAPFDEQIRYSEDVLWSWQRRQEGWRIFYAAESVAMHSHNYSLAEMRRRYAGEGRADAAIFPPETHLTGFGGGLLRPWLAAVARDGAWCVRHGYWRALFESPAHRWVQRASYRSGLCEGLGRG; encoded by the coding sequence ATGAGCACGGACGTTCTCGTCATCCTGCGCTGTCTCAACGACGCGTGGGTCGTCGGCGAAACCCTCGAGGCGATCTTCGGGCAGCGCGAGGTCCGCCCGCGCGTCGTGGCGATCGACTCGGGCTCGACCGATGGATCGCTCGACATCCTCCGACGCTTCCCGCTCGAGCTGATGCAGATCGCTCCCGGGACCTACATCCCGGGGCGCGTGCTCAACCTCGGGATGCGTCAGGGGGCCGAGCCGATCGCGGCCTTCGTCAATTCCGACTGCACGCCGCAGCACGATCGCTGGCTCGACCGGCTCGTCGCGCCGTTCGCCTCCGACAACCGGATCGCCGCGGTGTACGGTCGCCAGATCCCACGGCCTGGGGCGCACCCGCTGGTGCGCCTCGACTACGAACGCGCCTTCGGCGACGGCTCGGAAGCGGCGCGCTGGCGGCACTTCTTCTCGATGGCGTCGTCGGCGGTGCGGCGCTCCGTCTGGGCGGCGGCGCCGTTCGACGAGCAGATCCGCTACTCCGAGGACGTGCTCTGGAGCTGGCAGCGACGGCAGGAGGGCTGGCGCATCTTCTACGCCGCCGAGTCGGTCGCCATGCACTCGCACAACTACTCGCTTGCCGAGATGCGGCGGCGCTACGCCGGCGAGGGGCGCGCCGATGCGGCGATCTTTCCGCCCGAAACACACCTCACGGGGTTCGGCGGCGGGCTGTTGCGGCCGTGGCTGGCGGCGGTGGCGCGGGACGGAGCGTGGTGCGTGCGCCACGGCTACTGGCGCGCCCTGTTCGAGTCTCCGGCGCATCGCTGGGTACAACGCGCCTCCTATCGATCGGGGCTGTGCGAGGGGCTGGGCCGTGGGTGA
- a CDS encoding SpoIIE family protein phosphatase codes for MRILVAEDQPIHARLLEVMLEELGHQMVHAGDGAEAWRLLSADDRPALALIDWMMPGMSGVELCRRIRAEPALAGVYVILLTARDTTDDVVEGLGAGANDFVTKPFEPRELAARLQVGVRVLELEAALAARVEETRRALAERAAAMEALRAAMAREVAVADRIQQSLLFGSPPSRPELEIAALSAPSQGVDGDFYDFLDCSATHLDVLVGDVMGKGIPAALAGAATKSHVLRALALGHRIGGEADTPAGIIDAVSRSAGPRFVELESFATLVYARIDLARDEIRLVDAGHPPTLLVRGDTGAVEELSGIDPPLGIWEEQKFTEVRAPFRCGDVAVFYSDGVTEAASPVGELFGVARLKALLGAARGATAHDLVARIRAAASSHAGGGPMSDDLTCVVVRRRELAGSRPPVRTASATSSVDLPASLDELGRVRSLIEEVCGSGCLRFREEQVAALLLAVNEAFVNVVEHAYAGVADGRVRLETECGGEVLEVRMVHRGASFDPETVPPPSFDGSRDGGFGVYLIAASVDEVTYEDLPGGERVIRLRKRGLAAPGGGTGVSAH; via the coding sequence ATGCGCATCCTCGTGGCGGAAGACCAGCCGATCCACGCCCGCCTCCTCGAGGTGATGCTCGAGGAGCTCGGGCACCAGATGGTCCACGCCGGAGACGGTGCGGAGGCCTGGAGGTTGCTGAGCGCGGACGATCGCCCCGCGCTCGCCCTGATCGACTGGATGATGCCCGGCATGAGCGGGGTCGAGCTCTGCCGGCGAATCCGCGCCGAGCCCGCATTGGCCGGTGTCTACGTGATCCTGCTCACCGCCCGCGACACCACGGACGACGTCGTCGAGGGGCTCGGGGCGGGAGCGAACGACTTCGTCACCAAGCCGTTCGAGCCGCGCGAGCTGGCGGCGCGGCTACAGGTCGGCGTGCGCGTCCTCGAGCTCGAGGCGGCGCTCGCCGCACGCGTCGAGGAGACGCGCCGGGCGCTCGCCGAACGGGCGGCGGCGATGGAGGCGCTGCGGGCGGCGATGGCCCGGGAGGTGGCGGTTGCCGACCGCATCCAGCAGTCGCTGCTCTTTGGCTCGCCGCCGTCGCGGCCGGAGCTCGAGATCGCCGCCTTGTCGGCCCCTTCTCAGGGCGTCGACGGCGACTTCTACGACTTCCTCGACTGCAGCGCGACCCATCTCGACGTGCTGGTGGGCGACGTCATGGGCAAGGGGATTCCGGCGGCCCTGGCTGGCGCGGCGACCAAGAGCCATGTCCTGCGGGCTCTCGCCCTCGGTCACCGCATCGGGGGGGAGGCCGACACGCCGGCGGGGATCATCGACGCGGTGTCGCGCTCAGCCGGCCCTCGCTTCGTCGAGCTGGAGAGCTTCGCTACCCTGGTGTACGCGCGGATCGATCTCGCCCGCGACGAGATCCGGCTGGTCGACGCAGGGCATCCGCCGACGTTGCTGGTGCGAGGCGACACCGGCGCCGTCGAGGAGCTCTCCGGCATCGACCCCCCGCTTGGCATCTGGGAGGAGCAGAAGTTCACCGAAGTGCGCGCGCCCTTCCGCTGCGGCGACGTGGCGGTCTTCTACTCCGACGGGGTCACCGAGGCGGCCAGCCCGGTGGGCGAGCTCTTCGGTGTCGCCCGGCTCAAGGCGCTGCTCGGCGCAGCGCGCGGGGCGACCGCACACGACCTGGTGGCGCGGATCCGCGCCGCCGCGTCGAGCCACGCCGGGGGAGGACCGATGTCGGATGACCTCACCTGTGTCGTCGTGCGACGTCGCGAGCTTGCCGGCTCGCGTCCGCCGGTTCGGACGGCGAGCGCCACGAGCTCGGTCGACCTGCCGGCCTCGCTCGACGAGCTCGGCCGGGTTCGCTCGCTGATCGAAGAGGTCTGCGGCTCCGGCTGCCTGCGTTTCCGCGAGGAGCAGGTTGCCGCCCTGCTGCTGGCGGTCAACGAGGCGTTCGTCAACGTGGTCGAGCATGCCTACGCCGGCGTCGCCGACGGACGCGTGCGGCTCGAGACAGAGTGTGGCGGCGAGGTGCTCGAGGTGCGGATGGTTCATCGCGGCGCGTCGTTCGACCCGGAGACCGTGCCGCCGCCGTCCTTCGACGGCTCGCGAGATGGCGGCTTCGGTGTCTACCTCATCGCGGCCTCGGTCGACGAGGTGACCTATGAAGACCTCCCCGGCGGCGAGCGGGTGATTCGCCTGCGCAAGCGAGGGCTCGCCGCGCCCGGTGGTGGGACCGGGGTTTCTGCGCATTGA
- a CDS encoding PAS domain S-box protein, which produces MSSVRSLPADALLELLLIASDTLSPEEMAGRFVPQVGERIGLSAAAIFLPRSDDGEGPPRLVAKWTKAEWIATPRELTALVERPNPNSVWVSGEGNEALFGLAGAGFLWARTAMTVRPLVQDARFRQVLDRLAEGLKRARVHTRAIRQLDDLTSARRLAGEAIERLGAFVDSLEGAVLVETAERKIALANEGFCQLFGVPGKPDALIGADCALAAEGSKILFRDPAGFLAGVMQRLAEGRRVVGEVLEMADGRVLERDFIPVLTEGRHAGQLWHYREVTARVLAEREISRLKQFYEQVLDSMPVQLAVFDPAGRYMHVTPSAIADEETRRWIVGRTDFDYCERRGLAREIADARLRRILEVVATRQPTRLEESFTDRAGVLRHFVRFVHPVVDAEGKVVQVLGYGLDITERKQAEAALATSRALVAAVLNASLDAIVTLTSSGEILELNPAAEKIFGLPREAIVGRPVSDFVLRESDGGVHRFALARYLRARRSSLLGRRLELAGRRHDGEIFPVELSLHELELVEGGGRFTVYLRDITERKRAERLLTEAKQAAEASARARELFLANMSHEIRTPLNGVIGMTHLLEATELSAQQRRYLGAIRFSADTLYALINDVLDFSKMEAGGLVFEEISFRLDELLRHLVEATRFAAERKGLELLLDLAPELARPVVGDPVRLKQILMNLVANAVKFTERGTVVVGALPLREVAGVLHLQFWVADTGIGIAPEKQMTVFDAFTQERSDTARRYGGTGLGLAIVKQLVEMQGGRIAVESAPGKGSVFTVFLSFLVRPEPVAVLDGETKELPAQLGGTRILLVEDNELNQLVAAEILRQEGAEVTVAGDGGEALARLASERFDLVLMDLQMPVMDGFEATRRIRQELKIPSGVLPIVALSASTLSEEKEQAYAAGMDDFVMKPFDPRHLRGRITEHLVRLGRRPGGAAVELVIGPGAEATPTVPQAVQTPADAAPSAVSAAASVDEPPPAPPVDLARLERSAMGRPALAREIVELYLAATPELIAEMTAAVAAGDPRRVQAAAHKLKSTSGVIGAGELQSRSAELEERADKWSPDELGEKVAAVARHCDAVVAALLLARSRYVAPAEPKTPPG; this is translated from the coding sequence ATGTCGTCCGTCCGATCCCTTCCCGCCGACGCGCTGCTCGAGCTGTTGCTGATCGCCAGCGACACGCTGAGCCCGGAAGAGATGGCCGGGCGCTTCGTCCCGCAGGTCGGCGAACGAATCGGGCTCTCCGCGGCGGCGATCTTCCTGCCGCGGTCCGACGACGGCGAGGGCCCGCCGCGACTGGTGGCGAAGTGGACGAAGGCCGAGTGGATCGCCACGCCGCGCGAGCTCACGGCGCTCGTCGAACGCCCCAACCCCAACTCCGTCTGGGTCTCGGGCGAGGGCAACGAGGCGCTCTTCGGCCTCGCCGGGGCAGGCTTCCTCTGGGCACGGACGGCGATGACCGTGCGCCCGCTCGTCCAGGACGCGAGGTTCCGCCAGGTTCTCGACCGCCTGGCCGAGGGCCTCAAGCGGGCGCGCGTCCACACCCGCGCGATCCGCCAGCTCGACGACCTCACCTCCGCACGCCGTCTGGCCGGCGAGGCGATCGAACGGCTCGGCGCCTTCGTCGACAGCCTCGAGGGCGCTGTGCTGGTCGAGACGGCGGAGCGCAAGATCGCGTTGGCCAACGAAGGGTTCTGCCAGCTCTTCGGCGTCCCGGGCAAGCCCGACGCGTTGATCGGCGCCGACTGCGCGCTCGCCGCCGAGGGGAGCAAGATCCTCTTTCGCGATCCGGCCGGTTTCCTCGCCGGAGTGATGCAGCGGCTCGCCGAAGGACGCCGCGTGGTGGGCGAAGTGCTGGAGATGGCCGATGGCCGCGTCCTCGAGCGCGACTTCATTCCGGTGCTGACCGAGGGACGCCACGCCGGTCAGCTCTGGCACTACCGCGAGGTCACCGCCCGGGTGCTCGCCGAGCGCGAGATCTCGCGTCTCAAGCAGTTCTACGAGCAGGTGCTCGACTCGATGCCGGTGCAGCTGGCGGTCTTCGACCCGGCGGGGCGCTACATGCACGTGACGCCGAGCGCCATCGCCGACGAGGAGACACGGCGCTGGATCGTCGGTCGGACCGACTTCGACTACTGCGAGCGGCGCGGGCTCGCGCGCGAGATCGCCGACGCGCGCCTGCGGCGCATTCTCGAGGTCGTGGCCACCCGTCAGCCGACACGGCTCGAGGAGTCGTTCACCGACCGGGCGGGGGTGCTGCGGCACTTCGTGCGCTTCGTCCACCCGGTGGTGGACGCCGAGGGCAAGGTCGTCCAGGTGCTCGGCTACGGGCTCGACATCACCGAGCGCAAGCAGGCAGAGGCGGCGCTGGCGACGAGCCGCGCGCTGGTCGCCGCGGTGCTCAACGCGTCGCTCGACGCCATCGTCACGCTCACCTCGTCGGGGGAGATTCTCGAGCTGAACCCGGCGGCCGAGAAGATCTTCGGGCTGCCGCGAGAGGCCATCGTCGGCCGGCCGGTGTCCGATTTCGTGCTGCGCGAAAGCGACGGCGGGGTGCACCGCTTCGCCCTCGCCCGCTACCTGCGGGCCCGGCGCTCCTCGCTCCTCGGCCGGCGGCTCGAGCTCGCCGGGCGGCGCCACGACGGCGAGATCTTCCCGGTCGAGCTCTCGCTCCACGAGCTCGAGCTGGTCGAGGGTGGCGGGCGCTTCACCGTCTACCTGCGCGACATCACGGAGCGCAAGCGGGCGGAGCGGCTGCTGACCGAGGCCAAACAGGCTGCCGAGGCCTCGGCGCGGGCGCGCGAGCTCTTCCTCGCCAACATGAGTCACGAGATCCGCACGCCGCTCAACGGCGTGATCGGCATGACGCACCTGCTCGAGGCGACCGAGCTCTCGGCGCAGCAGCGAAGGTACCTCGGGGCGATCCGCTTCTCGGCCGACACGCTCTATGCGCTGATCAACGACGTGCTCGACTTCTCGAAGATGGAGGCCGGCGGGCTGGTCTTCGAGGAGATCTCCTTCCGTCTCGACGAGCTGCTGCGCCATCTGGTCGAAGCGACGCGTTTCGCCGCAGAGCGCAAGGGGCTCGAGTTGCTGCTCGACCTCGCGCCGGAGCTGGCGCGTCCGGTGGTGGGCGATCCGGTCCGGCTCAAGCAGATCCTGATGAACCTGGTGGCCAACGCGGTGAAGTTCACCGAGCGGGGGACGGTCGTCGTCGGTGCCCTGCCGCTGCGCGAAGTGGCCGGAGTCCTCCACCTCCAGTTCTGGGTCGCCGACACGGGGATCGGCATCGCGCCCGAGAAGCAGATGACGGTGTTCGATGCCTTCACCCAGGAGCGCTCGGACACCGCGCGGCGCTACGGCGGCACCGGGCTGGGGTTGGCGATCGTCAAGCAGCTCGTCGAGATGCAGGGCGGGCGCATCGCGGTCGAGAGCGCGCCGGGCAAGGGGAGCGTCTTCACTGTCTTCCTGTCCTTCCTGGTGCGACCCGAGCCGGTTGCCGTGCTCGACGGGGAGACCAAGGAGCTGCCGGCGCAACTCGGCGGCACCCGGATCCTGCTGGTCGAGGACAACGAGCTGAATCAGCTCGTCGCAGCCGAGATCCTGCGGCAGGAGGGGGCGGAGGTCACCGTGGCCGGCGACGGTGGCGAGGCGTTGGCGCGTCTGGCGAGCGAGCGCTTCGACCTCGTGCTCATGGACCTGCAGATGCCGGTCATGGATGGCTTCGAAGCCACCCGGCGGATCCGCCAGGAGCTGAAGATCCCTTCGGGAGTGCTGCCGATCGTCGCGCTGTCGGCATCGACGCTCTCGGAGGAGAAGGAGCAGGCCTACGCCGCCGGGATGGACGATTTCGTGATGAAACCCTTCGACCCGCGTCACCTGCGCGGTCGCATTACCGAGCACCTGGTGCGACTCGGGCGCCGTCCGGGCGGGGCGGCGGTCGAGCTGGTGATCGGTCCAGGGGCCGAAGCCACACCAACGGTCCCGCAGGCGGTGCAGACCCCTGCGGACGCCGCTCCCTCCGCCGTCTCGGCGGCAGCGAGCGTGGACGAGCCGCCGCCGGCACCGCCGGTGGACCTCGCCCGGTTGGAGCGCAGCGCGATGGGGCGTCCGGCACTGGCGCGAGAGATCGTCGAGCTCTACTTGGCCGCGACGCCCGAGCTGATCGCCGAGATGACCGCGGCCGTGGCGGCGGGCGATCCGCGGCGCGTTCAGGCCGCGGCACACAAGCTCAAGTCGACCTCGGGGGTCATCGGAGCCGGAGAGCTCCAGTCCCGCTCCGCCGAGCTCGAAGAGCGCGCCGACAAGTGGTCGCCCGACGAGCTCGGCGAGAAGGTGGCCGCAGTCGCGCGACACTGCGACGCGGTCGTCGCGGCGCTGCTCCTCGCGCGGTCACGCTACGTCGCGCCGGCGGAGCCGAAGACTCCGCCGGGCTGA
- a CDS encoding endonuclease, producing MPCTPHARLASFLLLLAGFFAGPVPAQVINEFVANHTGTDTQAFVELKGAPSTNYSATLRILEVEGDFGSAQGTIDFVWTVGTTDASGHWASAAGARDLENGSMTLLLVSGFTGTLGQDLDTNNDGVFDATPWTSLLDTVAVNNGVAGDLLYGPVALASGFDGVAFVPGGASRIPDGTDSDTVGDWVRNDFDGAGFPGFTGTLVAGEALNTPGAVNSTGSATASGARLNEFVLDLDGADTQEYVEIWGTATTSYASTWVVVLDSDTTGNPGLVEAAIQAGTTSGAGLWSSGFLPAASLGDASRTLLVVQGFTGTVGQDLDAGNDGTLDATPWTSISDSVAVTDGAGVDLPYSAVLLTAGYDGLAGKVGGASRFPNGVDTDAIADWMRNDFERAGLPTGSLATQTALEALNTPGMPNTIRVADFYRHVDASSSTTLRATLHAAIDDHIKVPYTSAETDTWDVLNLADEDPVDTGAILDLYKNAVYTKIAGGTGAYNREHSWPNSYGFPNDGATNFPYTDCHHLFAADVTYNADRGNLPYGTCASGCSEDATLLNHGIGGGSGTYPGNSNWYSTSAWETWNARRGDVARAQLYLEVRYEGGTHGATGATEPDLRLTDDTGLIVTTGGNASVAYMGRLTTILAWAAQDPVDAREQRRNDVVYTYQANRNPFVDHPEWVACLWNNQCDTFGSGFADGFEGGSLATWSGTTN from the coding sequence ATGCCTTGCACGCCTCACGCCCGTCTCGCCTCCTTCCTGCTCCTGCTCGCCGGCTTCTTCGCCGGCCCGGTTCCCGCTCAAGTGATCAACGAGTTCGTCGCCAACCACACCGGCACCGACACCCAGGCCTTCGTGGAGTTGAAAGGGGCGCCGAGCACCAACTACTCGGCGACCCTGCGAATCCTCGAGGTCGAAGGCGACTTCGGCAGTGCGCAGGGCACGATCGATTTCGTCTGGACCGTCGGCACGACCGACGCCAGCGGCCATTGGGCGAGCGCCGCTGGGGCGCGCGACCTCGAGAACGGATCGATGACGCTGCTGCTCGTCTCGGGTTTCACCGGCACCCTCGGCCAGGACCTCGACACCAACAACGACGGCGTCTTCGACGCCACGCCCTGGACCTCGCTGCTCGACACCGTCGCGGTGAACAACGGCGTCGCCGGCGACCTGCTCTACGGCCCGGTCGCGCTCGCCTCCGGATTCGACGGCGTGGCGTTCGTCCCCGGAGGCGCCAGCCGGATTCCCGACGGCACGGACAGCGACACCGTCGGCGACTGGGTGCGCAACGACTTCGACGGCGCCGGCTTTCCGGGCTTCACCGGCACCCTGGTGGCCGGTGAGGCCCTGAACACTCCGGGGGCCGTCAACTCCACCGGCAGCGCCACGGCTTCGGGAGCGCGGCTCAACGAGTTCGTCCTCGACCTCGACGGTGCCGACACGCAGGAGTACGTCGAGATCTGGGGCACGGCCACGACCTCCTACGCCTCCACCTGGGTCGTCGTGCTCGACAGCGACACGACCGGCAATCCGGGACTCGTCGAAGCAGCGATCCAGGCCGGGACGACGAGCGGCGCCGGCCTCTGGTCGAGCGGCTTCCTCCCGGCCGCGTCGCTCGGCGACGCCAGCCGCACGCTGCTCGTCGTCCAGGGGTTCACCGGCACGGTCGGCCAGGACCTCGACGCCGGCAACGACGGCACGCTGGACGCGACCCCGTGGACGTCGATCTCCGACAGCGTGGCGGTGACCGACGGCGCCGGTGTCGACCTGCCCTACTCCGCCGTGCTGCTCACCGCCGGCTACGACGGACTGGCCGGCAAGGTCGGCGGCGCGTCCCGATTCCCCAACGGAGTCGACACGGACGCCATCGCCGACTGGATGCGCAACGACTTCGAACGTGCCGGGCTGCCGACCGGAAGCCTCGCCACCCAGACGGCTCTCGAAGCGCTCAACACTCCCGGCATGCCGAACACCATCCGGGTCGCGGACTTCTACCGCCACGTCGACGCGAGCAGCTCCACGACCCTCCGCGCGACGCTCCACGCGGCGATCGACGATCACATCAAGGTGCCCTACACCTCGGCCGAGACCGACACCTGGGACGTCCTGAATCTGGCGGACGAGGATCCGGTGGACACCGGTGCGATCCTCGATCTCTACAAGAACGCGGTCTACACCAAGATCGCCGGGGGCACCGGTGCCTACAACCGCGAGCACTCCTGGCCGAATTCCTACGGCTTCCCGAACGACGGGGCCACGAACTTCCCCTACACCGACTGCCATCACCTCTTCGCCGCCGACGTGACCTACAACGCCGATCGCGGGAACCTCCCGTACGGCACCTGCGCCTCCGGCTGCAGCGAAGATGCCACGTTGCTCAACCACGGGATCGGCGGCGGGAGCGGCACCTACCCGGGGAACTCGAACTGGTACTCCACGAGCGCCTGGGAGACCTGGAACGCCCGTCGCGGCGACGTCGCACGTGCCCAGCTTTACCTCGAAGTCCGCTACGAGGGCGGCACTCACGGCGCCACCGGCGCCACCGAGCCCGATCTCCGGTTGACCGACGACACCGGTCTGATCGTCACCACCGGCGGCAACGCGTCGGTCGCCTACATGGGCAGGCTGACGACGATCCTCGCCTGGGCGGCACAGGATCCCGTCGATGCCCGCGAACAGCGCCGCAACGACGTCGTCTACACCTACCAGGCGAATCGCAATCCGTTCGTCGACCACCCGGAGTGGGTGGCCTGTCTCTGGAACAACCAGTGCGACACCTTCGGCAGCGGCTTCGCCGACGGCTTCGAGGGTGGCTCGCTCGCAACCTGGAGCGGGACGACGAACTGA
- a CDS encoding VTT domain-containing protein: MVRARILAWAASLRKGEGRNPSIGGVASTSADERRAGVPWGFVLLVLLALTGGVLERTGLLDWRAAVALAQGYAGQWWLAPAMAVVMAVLYSFGLPGSLITWVAGIVFPPLIAAPTVVLGGVAGALGAYSLARVARTSRDGGSGGERRRLVRLLARRSDFATLAAFRLAPGFPHSAINFAAGMLRLPLGRFVAASALGLAVKCTVYVSAIHQATKVAALDQAISWRTAATLSGLALVLVALPPLLRFARGRVGVDGAPVEPA; this comes from the coding sequence ATGGTGCGGGCGAGAATCCTCGCGTGGGCGGCCTCGCTGCGGAAGGGCGAGGGTCGCAACCCGTCGATCGGCGGCGTCGCTTCGACAAGCGCTGACGAGCGGCGTGCGGGCGTGCCCTGGGGGTTCGTTCTCCTCGTTCTTCTCGCCCTGACCGGTGGAGTCCTCGAGCGGACGGGGCTGCTCGACTGGCGTGCGGCGGTGGCGCTGGCCCAGGGCTACGCCGGGCAGTGGTGGCTCGCTCCGGCCATGGCGGTGGTCATGGCGGTGTTGTACTCGTTCGGCCTCCCGGGGTCGTTGATCACCTGGGTGGCAGGGATCGTCTTTCCGCCGCTGATCGCCGCACCGACCGTCGTTCTAGGCGGTGTCGCCGGCGCACTCGGAGCCTACTCGCTCGCCCGGGTCGCCCGGACGAGCCGCGACGGTGGGAGCGGCGGCGAGCGGCGGCGGCTCGTCCGGCTGCTGGCGCGCAGGAGCGATTTCGCGACGCTCGCGGCCTTTCGACTTGCGCCCGGTTTCCCGCACTCGGCGATCAACTTCGCCGCCGGAATGCTGCGTCTGCCGTTGGGGCGCTTCGTCGCCGCCAGCGCCCTGGGTCTCGCGGTGAAGTGCACGGTCTACGTGAGTGCGATCCACCAGGCGACGAAAGTCGCCGCGTTGGACCAGGCGATCTCCTGGCGAACGGCGGCCACCCTGTCCGGGCTCGCGCTGGTGCTCGTCGCCCTGCCGCCGCTCCTGCGCTTCGCCCGCGGACGCGTCGGCGTCGACGGCGCCCCGGTCGAGCCGGCTTGA
- a CDS encoding GIY-YIG nuclease family protein — protein sequence MPFVYLLRCRDGSLYAGAAIDLQRRLREHHAGRASRYTRSRLPVELAWSREVGSWSEALREEARLKRLRRKAKEALVEAGRERIDS from the coding sequence ATGCCGTTCGTCTACCTGCTCCGCTGCCGCGACGGATCGCTCTACGCCGGCGCCGCGATCGATCTCCAGCGCCGCCTGCGCGAGCATCATGCGGGGCGAGCCTCGCGGTACACCCGGTCGCGACTCCCGGTCGAGCTCGCCTGGTCCCGCGAGGTGGGCTCGTGGAGCGAAGCGCTCCGGGAGGAGGCGCGACTGAAGCGGCTGCGGCGGAAGGCAAAGGAGGCTCTCGTCGAGGCGGGCCGGGAGAGGATCGACAGTTGA